The genomic stretch ATTCTGAATTAGCAGTTTAAAAGAAAAGGCAAGAAAGCCAAAAATGTTGACCGACAGTGTTgccaaaaatgttatttttacagCTGAAAaactaaattgcatttttcgccAAATGAGTATATTTTGTTTTCAAGCCTTAAAAATGCGTTATGTTCCTGAGAAAATTTCACTCAAAAAATACTTATAACACAGAGGTATCATTGGCgaaactcgagttacagcatttttaagaaatAAAACCGAATTTTATCTAGTTTAAGCATTCTTGTCTTATACGTTTTTGCCTTACTCTTGTCCAGGGAAACGAACGAGGCGCAGGAGAACTGTAACCTGAATGTCGAATTTATGACAGACTCGACAGAGCTGGCAGCATggaggaaaaaaaagtttgacaAAGTCGGTTCAACGAAGTAACAAGAAGTCCATCTATAAAGTACTATTGAAGGAGCGtacacgaaagaaaaaaaaaacaaaacactggGAAACCATCGCGCAACCCTCGTAGCGACAATAAACAAATATGCTTTTCTTGTTTTTACGTGAAATCGAAAAATGCGAATTAGAATTAAAAATTGAACAGTTTTTTGAGAATGCCCATAATCAAAAGTGTTCCAGAGATATTAGCAAAATAAGGGAGGGAAACGATCGGCACCATAATTGGGTTTTTTTTGCATGATGACCTTATATGAACAACCCCCGAACTTTGAGCCAAATTCGAGAAGGTTGGTTATCGgtacggtttgtttaatcggtttgatatcttcggcaaagtttgaaaaaaaattcgagTTTTATTCCAACAACAATATCTGAACTGGATTACCACTGGTGAGGTCAACTTAGATCGAAAGAAAACGGAACTGTTCGCCGTTTGATCAGCAAACGAGCTTCCTTCTATGCTTTAGGGACCATCCAATAATGATGTCacacaaaatttggaaaattaacTTCCCCTTGCCACAAACTGTCACAACTTTCTTGACCCTCTCCCTTCAATTACGTTACGTTTTAcaccccctccctcttctttGGTTATAATTTACTAAAATTTGAAAGATAcgtaaaaaatacattttttcccAAActagaacgattttactgaaagaaaaactaaaactgaaaggaaaagaagattataaaagataactagaaaaagtGTTGATTCCTTGGTCCAAGGATTCTGAttctgatggagtcgcatatcgacgaaaGCCAAGGCAGTAACTGCAGCATTATTGCTGATTCCTGTATGACCATCCATATTTTTAGATATTAGAGAAactcctcttcttcaatcaattcgcaatccaaatcttctccacatgttacaacaACCAAGCATTCTTATTAACCTTCTGTCACATTTTTCgttgtcacactcaagctaacccagGTGGATATGGAGGATaacccccatatgtcacaataaTCGAAACCAACCACCCCTCCCCTCTAAATGCATGACATTAAATATGGATGGTTTCTTATGTCCTTTTATAGTGTCACTCAGAATGGAGAAGTACGGTAGAGATGATCGGGTTTGACGTTTTTCTAACCCGTactcgacccgaacccgaattttttttcggttgaaacccggCCTCGACTCGAACCCCAAACTTTTTTTGTCTATCAAACTTGAACCCAACCagaactttaaaaaattatttctatgaaacccgaacccgacccgagtTCAAAAATATGGAAgccgaacccgatttttttttagattttatagtcTGATTTCGGGTTTCCATACCCAGACCCGACATGATCCCGACATTTTTGAACCcttacccgattttttttttcaccaaactcgacgggtacgggtcgggttcgggtttcgggtttgaagtATGGAGATTTGGGGAAGAAACAATCACACGACAGCAACTCTGCTTCCTTTGCACGTCACTTATGTcaggtgatgaatgcgatgccaatttgCTGACATTGTTAGCCGCGGACTGACGTACGTGGAATCATTTCGTCTACCTTTTTGATGTCCGCGTTAGGGAAACAAGCCATGGTATGGGAAAAATGtggatatttttcatattatacaaatcttgtacaTGTTAGTTATTCAACGGCATATTAATTATTGAAATCTGAATAGCTGTTTAAGAgctattaacatttgaaaactTCTATTGCGTTTACcataaacgttacatgttcatttTAGTTTATACATAATCAACCACAGAATAGTCAAGAAAGACGTAGTGATAAATcaaacaaatatatttttgtcgctctagaaaaaaatgcaccgtaagaaaaaaaattcacgaaAAGAAGTGACGATTGTTCGAacttggagaaataaaaaccaaaaaagttgtaaaatttcgaactttttttacaattatgtacaaaaaaatttaattgaaaaatatcgtttattataaagtttttttccatatttttttcaagaaaaaaatggtCATGCGGTGTAAATGTTTTCTTGAACGACAAAAAACTatatacaactttgctgaagatgtcacgtaaatcaaacaaacaattttggctcaaacgaaaaatgttttttttaattgtactttttttttcttttttacattgtagttttcataaaaaatgagatttcaaaaataagcttttttaaaaattttttccaaAGTACTCCAACCCTCAGAAACATCTGTGCGAAGTTTtagtcaaataaaaaattgtgtgTCCTAAGTTGCGCGGAATTgatcaataacaaaaaaaaaacaagagtcGAGAGaacaaatatcattttcagtAAATTAATTTTGAAGGCTAATTTGTCAATTTGTTTAAAGTTCCAAGTTTCCAATTATCTAcaattttctgaaaaatagcgaaGCTATAGCTTCGGAAAGGTGACATCAGAAAATAATCGTGAATAATTGAAATTTGCTACAGAACTCtagcaaaagcaaaaaaaaaacatatcggACTTTAATTTACCAAAAAACGCCTCTGAAACCcaaaaaaaagcgaaaaaggAAGTAATCTCAAATAAAGTTTTGATTCGCTCAAAAATCGCAAATTAAGCTTACCATTGTCGCAAACAAACGACAAACATAAACAATCCCAAATCATTTTATTTACCGGACCACACTTCCATAGATCCGAAAGGGGTGAACAAAAAGATCGTTTATAGAAAAACCCAAACATTAATTCGTCGAAACACGCTTCTGAaggtcgaaaacaaaataatccCTTGAACAGTTTTGATTTACCGAGCTAGGCCAGGACAGGCCGAACAAGGAAATCTGGAAGTCAACGAAGCAAATGATTTCATATGAATGTTTAAAAGACCGAATTGTGTTCTGAGAATACATTACCCAATAACATTGAATTTGCTAATGATGGAAACAGATACATTGTGTCAAAGATGCTAAGAATACTTTTGTTGATTCCAGCAATTAACAATCGAAACAACAGCTTGACCTTTAGAATACAGTCCTGTTTACAGTATTATCATCCAACACAATTTAAATTAGATAGAGCATGAAACGTAATAACATCATAGCGAATGAAACCGATATATGCTATCATTAAAACGTTTCTGGTTTAACTTCGCAAACATCGCATCAGCAAAGCAAGATGAGAACCTATGTAAAATGTGTCCTCCCTCTATACCATGAAAATCATTTCCTAACCCTATTTCCTTGATTTCACAAGAGTATCCCCGGTCAACTGCTGCCGCTGCTGGTATCGTAAGCAGAAAATCTATTTTCCATTACTCATCCCGCACAGTGGCTGTCGCTCGTACCAACATGTCATCTGCAGAGTTAACTCGCTCCGTACACAATTAGGGAGTCGATGTGGAAACTGCAGCACAAATTGTAGATAAATAGTTTCCACTCGGAGTGGTTACCTGTCTCAGAAGGCTTTTCTCCGAAGCTTCTCCGGTTTATGAGCAGTTCGATGATTAGGGGGATGATGCATTTGTCGTGTTTACTGTCATTGAAGTATCATGCGTTTCGTTCAATAATATTTACTATGGAGGGGCATGATACTACGTGAAAGTTTGTCGAACTTCACCAAGTGTATAATTTGAAATTGCAAAAGAAACAATCCCCATATCTAGCCCCTGTCAGTGAATACTAACGCAAGAGGAAAGGAAAAGTTTTCTCACAGAAAATTGTAACTTGTTGTTTCCCATATCTCACCAACCCGTCATTAGCAAACCATAAACCAAACGCAGTGTTGCTCATACGTATTATCCATCCCTCTTTTTCATTCCCAACCGGGTCGGTGTGGGAAATCACCGCAGAACGGTGCCGGGGTGATAGGAGATGTACATTTGCCGATTTCTATTTGTATGTAAATGTTGCTGTCTGACCCATGCGATCGGAGAGGATAGAGATCATAACTTCAGCAATCTTGCCACAGGCCACCCGAATGAACCAGGTCGGGTTAACCATAGTGAACATTCTATCCTGATGCTCAGTTGGCCGTAATGCCGGCACTTTCATTAGATTGGTTTTTGGTATGAAGCTACACACAGATGAACTCGGTGACGGTGGAAAGAAAACAGCGAGAAGATTCCGAACCCGTTGGGCCTCTTGTGGTGACTTTGAATAATACAAAAGTCTGGAAGCATATTGGATTGGGTTACCACCTACCTGTTGCATATTCCGCCACTGGTCGCTACTGATGCCATTGTCGAACTCCAGCGAGTTGTGCTCGATTTCGCCGCCGTAGTTGCTGTCACTGAATGCGGGCTTCCCCAGCCTTATCGGATCGTCCGGCTGGGCTGGTGTTTCCGTACCGTAGAAGATGAGATTCCACTGCGTTATTTGTGCTGTTGAGAGCCGGAAAGATTATCGTTAGAATCTGGTTTGCAGTTTCTAATgtgtataatttaaaaaataaaaacagaaaacGTTCCAGTAGAATTTTAACCacaaacgaaaagaaaaaaaagggttTCCAAAATTAAACGTCTTTCTGGAGCTTACTTATCACGGCTATATAATTAAAATTCCATATGAATAAAATGAAAGCACACATTCActctatagaaaatttttaacaaGTTGCACGAAAATAGTGGGCAAAAATTTCCAAGGAGACAGAGCTCGGCTCGAGTTTATGCTCTCCACAAACCAAATATAACAGTAATTAGCTAATGACGTTAATTTTATGACGAACGAAATTGCGGACAACTTGGACCAAACTACACTTAGGCTCATTCACTTAGTTCTGTGCGACGGTGCCGACTGCTGAAGCACGAACCAAAAAAAAGACACGAAAGCTCGAGCGAGACTCGAAACGGTGCGGTGCGGAGGTAGCAAAAAGCAAAACTTTGACGCTACAAACTAAATTAGGCGACGAGCAGAAGACTAAAaagcaacaacaataaaaaacgATTCCCAGAGACTGCCATATACTAATGCTGACTCTGGGATGGGATGGGAGGTGGGGAAGAATAAAACTATGCGAAAAAAGGTAGAAAGGGAACTAAGTGCTAAAATAGATGTTTGCAAAACTTTATAACGATTTTGGCTTATGCTAAGGCGAAAAGAAGAGAAGTCCCGGTAAGTTTTCCAATACAATTTGTTCGAGATTCGTTTCCTGAATTGTTGGTGCCAGAGCGAGCAGTTATAAAAACCATTTTATTTCTGAAATTTAATTTGTCTGTAGTACTACTGCAGTGAGAATCGGAAAAGTTCCTGGCCCAATTGGACATGTTCGTCGCGCAGATATTTTCGCTCTCGGCTAAAAATTGTGTGTGATTTGATTCAATTCCCCGAAACACTCACACGCCGTTTAATCAGTTAGAGGATAGCGAAAATACCAACCGAGGACAACACTAAGTTTTACTCTGTGCCCCCTCTTTGTGCGAAAGTTTTCGGCCTTTGACGTTTTCTCCCTTTCCCCGATCGCTGCGCTGGACCACGAGACAAAAAGCCACTTTCGGCAAGTTTACCtgtaaactttcaaatttcttttCCGCTGGTAGGTAAAATGAATGAACGAAAAAATACATTTAGGGAAGTTTTTGCTTGAGATTTTAATACTTTAGAACTCTGTTTGGTGTCATGTTTCGTTAGCCATCCGAGGAATGGAAAACGGTTAGGGAAGGAGGACAAGAGCACGATAATTGCACTTCGGGTCCACAGCAGCAACGTTCAACGCTTGCTCCGGGATGCCACAAGTTTGCGGTGAACTCTGCCAGCTTGGACCGGCAGAGTGAAGCAAAGTTTGAATCCTTATTTTAGTTTCACTTGGTGTGCGAATGGATGCGTttatgacttgtttttttttgttctgtagAATGACAAAATCGTCCTCACACACCTTTAGAGATTAAGTTAATTTCTGTGGTGAAGTTTCTAATTAGACCTTCGCTAGTAAGGTGCGAACTAGAACCGAATTAtttaaaatgatttcgcttctcTGTGGAGACGTGCAAAAGCGTACGGAAGAGATTATTTCAATAATTTAATGATTGGGTTAAATCGTGTGCTGTTTCCGCATTCAATTTGCAAATGCCAAGTTTATGcaacaaaagtaaatttataAATGGTAATCTAAATTAAATTATACTTTTGGTTGAATGTAACATTCCATAAAGATTCAAACtacgaaaaaaaattacgaaaaaaataaggaagaaaccgagcaagacaacaaaaataAGAGTACTCGAAAAGAATCAAAACTAGTAGACTAGTACCCTTTCCGCTCTTCGGCCCGCTGGACACAAACTGGGAAGCCTGCGTTCGGCCGTAGAACGGCTGAATCGGCTGAAGACTCGAAGCGATCTTGCGCGGTCCGATCGCATCGATGATGTCGGTATCGGGGAAGAATATCTTGGTGTTGGCCCGGGACGGTTTCCCATTAGTGCTTCCACCGCCTCCCGTTCCCGTTCCGGTCGGAAGATAGGAAGACGCTTTCGGCTGCTGCTGGGTAGACGACGCTTTCGGTCGCTCAAGATCGTCCCGGATCGAGGAGTACGGTTTCAGCTCCGGGTAGAATTGTTGGATTTTTTCGTACTGCTGGAATAGTTTCGGGATTCGGGCGTTGGTCGTGGAAAGACGCTCGTTTTGCGAAGGATTCGAGGTGGTTAAAGTGGAAATTTCGCCGCTGTAGGTTGCGTTGTTCGAGTGCACAGCCGTTGATGGAAGAGCCGTGGTGGATGTTGTGGCGAATGGTTTACGTGAGAAGACTTTAGTTGGAGTTTGCGGGTTGTTATCCTTGACTTGTTTGGGTGCTTTGATGGCGATTTGCTTTTCGTAGATGTTCGAAGTGGCCGCATGGTACTTATCACTTTTACCGTAGTTGATCGTTTGCATGGCCGGTTTGGGCTTCGGTGTTTGGTTTTTCCGATTCCCTGTGTTGTATTCGTACTTTTTTCCACTGCCGTACGAGTTGAGGAAAACATTCAGAGTGGTTTGACTTATGGGGCGCGCCGTCGTTGTTTTGGaatttttgtttggtttatttttgtttttgttattctttCGCGAGGGTGTTGCTGGTGGCGCCTGGTAGACAGGTGTCATTCCGAACTGCGAAGTTGGCGTGAATGTGGCATACTGCATCTGCTGTTTCCGGTTTGGCTTGCCGATGGCTGCGTAGAAATTTTTCGAACCACCCACCGAATACGGATTGAAACCGGAAGCTGGTATGATTGGCGGCAGAGCCGGCTGCGGGGTGGAAAATATACGCGGTGCATTCGGTGGATCGTTCGGATCTGGTGGACCGGTGGTTCCGTACAGAATGAGCGACCAGCCCCGAATCAACGAGTAGCCTTTTTTCCCAACATTATTTTCCACGATAAATTTATTTGTGAAGTTATCCAATCCATTAGATGGAAAGCATGCACGAATGAGATTAGTAGATAGGATAAAGTGGAGGTTAATTACATGATACTGCGATTGACGCTAATTGGCCTAGTATCCCACAGCTATTGGCAACTGGTGCAGGTTTAATGGTGAGTGTTGGCGGACAGATATGAGCTCCAGATACTCTGTGAATAGATAGCTTACCGAAATGGAAATCAGTTTTCATTTCGATAAGTGGTACGAAGGCTTCCGATAATTGATTGCGGCTGCTGTGATATATGTTGACAGGTCAATCGAAGTGGAATGCGGTGCTATTCCGGATGATTCAATAATATTGCTTTTCGAAATGCTTATGTTCGATATATTGCTCACGGGAAGCGACACTTCAAAGACGATCGATAGAATGGTTTGAAGTGGttgcaatcaatttcaataACCATGCGCCTCCATAGGTCAAGTGCTGAGTGTAAACGCATGGTGTTTCAATGAAATAAGTGCCAAATCACACAATAAAGCTCTCGCTGTTTACAACATCAGCAACACCACACTCACCATAAACCCACTAGAACAGTTACACTTTTACAAGACTGAGGTTCTGAGGTCGGTTATCTCACCTAATAAGCGGCCTTCGTTGTGAATTTCCAGCTGCCAGGTCCCGTGCGGTGCTTCTCCCCACGTGTGCACCGACATGAAAGGCCACTGATTGAAGCCTGAACGGGATAAATCGTGGGATCTGTTCGTAAACGCGAAAggtagagagaaaaaaaacgaccGTCAGTTTGATGCCGTGCGACGACGAAAGAAGAATGCATATCACCTTGGCGTCAAAAGCGTGACCCGAGTGCCGGATGGCGATGTCAGAAAGATTTGAATATCGCCCCGTCGCTGAGAAGTGAGCGTAATTTTCGCCTGCACATGTTCCAGATAGTTGACCCCCATGCAATGTTCCACGGTCAGCTGCAGTGTAACTTTCGTCCGAGGTGGAATTTGTCTGGGttggcaaaaatagaaaaaatatagcATACGACAAATTTAGGGACCATTAGGCGgtaaaaaatctaatttcatccttacttgtccagatggggagcGTTGATTTCGCATACTTGCTGATCCGGTACGGTTTTCCAAGTACGTGCCAGCTTTACCATGGCGGCAGCATCCATCAGGCCATAACCGAAGGAGTGGGATACACGACGTCCGACACCGTTTTTTGACCATGTCGGATCCTTCAGATTACCGGGCTTAGCCGTGCGAACGACTGAAACGGAAATAGGGTTATAGAACAAGAAAAAAGGGTgaattagattttcatttcgctGATGGCGGCAGCATTTTGCAAGAGTCTGCTATTTCCGCAGGCAGACATTGCGATTCAAATTTTATCCGAAGCTCTCTCACCTATATGCTGCATATCACGCCACGTTAGGTTGCGATTCGCTTCCAGAACTAGAGCCGCGATGCCGGCCGCCAGTGGGGCCGAAGCGGATGTTCCCGTGTGCGAGGTTGTACATGAGTGATGTAAATCTGTTGTGATAACTTGTTTCTCGTTAGTATTCCCGCTGCTGTAAGTGGTGGCCAGAGTCGAGCTGCACATTTCCGAAAACCTACGGTAGAGCAAACCAAATTAACATTTACAAGTAATTTTCATCCAGTACATTCAGTTACCAAGGCACTAGACCCTCCTGGGACGCACTCGAAATCGACAGTGTCCAAATGGAGTTTGTGTAACCATCGCAGTTACAGTTGTCGTGCTCGCGGCCACCGTTTCCGGAGGCCCAGATAAAAATCGAACCCTTTCCGCCTCGTCCCTTCCGGACGCCCTCGATGAACGCTCTCGTGGCCATATCTCCCGGACCGTCCACCGTCTTCCCGTCATCGTCCGGTCCCCAGGAGGCACTGTAGATATCGATATGCTGCGAGTTTAGACCGAGCGATTTGGCTTCCACCACGTCGGTCACGTCACCGTCCAGCATTCGAACGCCTCCGACACGGGCTCCGTACGCAATGCCGACTGCGCACTTGGAATTGTTAGCCGTGGCGGCAACTTCACCAGCACAGCGCGTTCCATGCCGGTTCGAATCCGTCAGGTCGTAGTGTGGCATGGGGTCTCCATCGTTGCCGTTAACGTCGAACGATGCTTTCGAGTcctggaaatgaaaaaaaaaatcattcagcAATCGTtagattgaaaattaaattcgtCTATGCTCTTATTGCCTACAGTTCTCAACATCAAAAACAtactcaaaacaaacacaacctttTCCCACCCTCTAGGAAACCCAGAAGTGTAAGATTTGTTTGATCGGAAAACACGAATCGGATCGTATATCTAACTCTCTAACGATGATGCAAAAGTCGAacaaatgagtttccatcaaTCTGATAAAAGATAATGATTCATATAAATTCCTCCTTCATAGGTATACAACAAACAGGAGCCTCAACGGATGAAAACTTCAGACGTGACCTGAAATttacccttaaaaaaaaaaattgggccCTGTGAACAACGGAACTAtttgttgttgttcaattcacgATAAAACCGGtcggtcgtcgtcgtcgtccttCTGTCAGGGATGGAAATTGGAGGCGGATTGTTGTTTTTCAATTCAATCCCGGTGCCGCCAGTTTGTAGTTTTATATTGTTCGGACGTGTGTGGAATACAACAATCCGGGAGCTGGGCTGGTTTGTTAGCATTCGTGGTGGATTTAGTTTAGAGCTCAATCAAAGCCCAGTTAGCCCTACCGTCGTCGCTGTCGTGCGTTTCGTTTGTTGTAGAAACATCGTTCCAAGCTGTTGACTTTTGTCGGGAGTGTTTGTGTTTGTCTTTTTTCTCTATTGAACATCGTTGTCGGTTGGATTGAGCCTAGGTCGATGCACAGTGGGTGGCGTACTGGCATTAAAAGTTGTACATAATGCACatttttttaactatttggGTAATTAGTTCTAGAGgtgatataaaaaatgtgagCGATTTCAATCTCTATCATctataatattttgaatgtataaTATTTAACCGTCGAACTTTTGTCAAAAAGGTCgacgaacagaaaaaaaataggtAAGTAGAGCTAAAAAACTCAGTACCTATGTTGaggattaaaaataaaaaaaaataaaagaaaataagtTTTCTTAGAGATCAACTTATACGTATCGTTAAAAACCACAGTTATCATACATAGCTaattgtttgagttttttcgACTGTGCTTCCGCTTCTTCGTTGACCCGCCAAACCAGTTTTCGTTTTTAGGTAGTTAGTTAAGTTAGTTAGCTTTAATTAAGTAACGaagcaagattttttttatcttttggaTTTATAATTACTTTTCAAACCTAtgctaaaaacaaatttatcagAAGTATGataatgattttatttttgtaatgAGTGAGAAT from Wyeomyia smithii strain HCP4-BCI-WySm-NY-G18 chromosome 3, ASM2978416v1, whole genome shotgun sequence encodes the following:
- the LOC129727607 gene encoding furin-like protease 1, isoforms 1/1-X/2 isoform X2 encodes the protein MKFDRSPTTGCSPCAAQTTECDVRWTDSVAAMANNDAVGCRRSRRKCAKFSDARQRVSPQEDSGSTTSSFQPPCRPTSPSPCDSGHQIQAGAPCGNSTSRRSPFRWHRCRSVVLYIVAIVLVGAISAVHCDAVSDNTNGDGSSSSSRSNSSKPSTKQSSSDIIDPAGTSGSGYVDHYEGSGHYTHHWAVHIPNGEDELVERVAAEHGFINLGKIVDEYYHFEHQHVKKRSVSPSSHHQQRLDGDDRVRWAKQQRAKRRQKRDFRPLKSPYLIQLNDPKWPEMWYLNRGNGLDMNVIPAWKEGVTGKGVVVTILDDGLESDHPDLEHNYDSKASFDVNGNDGDPMPHYDLTDSNRHGTRCAGEVAATANNSKCAVGIAYGARVGGVRMLDGDVTDVVEAKSLGLNSQHIDIYSASWGPDDDGKTVDGPGDMATRAFIEGVRKGRGGKGSIFIWASGNGGREHDNCNCDGYTNSIWTLSISSASQEGLVPWFSEMCSSTLATTYSSGNTNEKQVITTDLHHSCTTSHTGTSASAPLAAGIAALVLEANRNLTWRDMQHIVVRTAKPGNLKDPTWSKNGVGRRVSHSFGYGLMDAAAMVKLARTWKTVPDQQVCEINAPHLDKQIPPRTKVTLQLTVEHCMGVNYLEHVQAKITLTSQRRGDIQIFLTSPSGTRVTLLTPRSHDLSRSGFNQWPFMSVHTWGEAPHGTWQLEIHNEGRLLGYSLIRGWSLILYGTTGPPDPNDPPNAPRIFSTPQPALPPIIPASGFNPYSVGGSKNFYAAIGKPNRKQQMQYATFTPTSQFGMTPVYQAPPATPSRKNNKNKNKPNKNSKTTTARPISQTTLNVFLNSYGSGKKYEYNTGNRKNQTPKPKPAMQTINYGKSDKYHAATSNIYEKQIAIKAPKQVKDNNPQTPTKVFSRKPFATTSTTALPSTAVHSNNATYSGEISTLTTSNPSQNERLSTTNARIPKLFQQYEKIQQFYPELKPYSSIRDDLERPKASSTQQQPKASSYLPTGTGTGGGGSTNGKPSRANTKIFFPDTDIIDAIGPRKIASSLQPIQPFYGRTQASQFVSSGPKSGKAQITQWNLIFYGTETPAQPDDPIRLGKPAFSDSNYGGEIEHNSLEFDNGISSDQWRNMQQIGESHVDVQRTASNDVTSLACVSYSLARCIVPSAACRRSLTTNRRFSMPNP
- the LOC129727607 gene encoding furin-like protease 1 isoform X1, encoding MKFDRSPTTGCSPCAAQTTECDVRWTDSVAAMANNDAVGCRRSRRKCAKFSDARQRVSPQEDSGSTTSSFQPPCRPTSPSPCDSGHQIQAGAPCGNSTSRRSPFRWHRCRSVVLYIVAIVLVGAISAVHCDAVSDNTNGDGSSSSSRSNSSKPSTKQSSSDIIDPAGTSGSGYVDHYEGSGHYTHHWAVHIPNGEDELVERVAAEHGFINLGKIVDEYYHFEHQHVKKRSVSPSSHHQQRLDGDDRVRWAKQQRAKRRQKRDFRPLKSPYLIQLNDPKWPEMWYLNRGNGLDMNVIPAWKEGVTGKGVVVTILDDGLESDHPDLEHNYDSKASFDVNGNDGDPMPHYDLTDSNRHGTRCAGEVAATANNSKCAVGIAYGARVGGVRMLDGDVTDVVEAKSLGLNSQHIDIYSASWGPDDDGKTVDGPGDMATRAFIEGVRKGRGGKGSIFIWASGNGGREHDNCNCDGYTNSIWTLSISSASQEGLVPWFSEMCSSTLATTYSSGNTNEKQVITTDLHHSCTTSHTGTSASAPLAAGIAALVLEANRNLTWRDMQHIVVRTAKPGNLKDPTWSKNGVGRRVSHSFGYGLMDAAAMVKLARTWKTVPDQQVCEINAPHLDKQIPPRTKVTLQLTVEHCMGVNYLEHVQAKITLTSQRRGDIQIFLTSPSGTRVTLLTPRSHDLSRSGFNQWPFMSVHTWGEAPHGTWQLEIHNEGRLLGYSLIRGWSLILYGTTGPPDPNDPPNAPRIFSTPQPALPPIIPASGFNPYSVGGSKNFYAAIGKPNRKQQMQYATFTPTSQFGMTPVYQAPPATPSRKNNKNKNKPNKNSKTTTARPISQTTLNVFLNSYGSGKKYEYNTGNRKNQTPKPKPAMQTINYGKSDKYHAATSNIYEKQIAIKAPKQVKDNNPQTPTKVFSRKPFATTSTTALPSTAVHSNNATYSGEISTLTTSNPSQNERLSTTNARIPKLFQQYEKIQQFYPELKPYSSIRDDLERPKASSTQQQPKASSYLPTGTGTGGGGSTNGKPSRANTKIFFPDTDIIDAIGPRKIASSLQPIQPFYGRTQASQFVSSGPKSGKAQITQWNLIFYGTETPAQPDDPIRLGKPAFSDSNYGGEIEHNSLEFDNGISSDQWRNMQQIGESHVDVQRTASNDVTSLACVSYSLARCIVCGSASYFYHGHCYSSCPASTYPSEGTEPASEAENAIVEQKPLPIGSLRRRRGPGEGRETDSAFRLAHNNGTVDNFNNLDDVPLVVGRPHKRDTKLQTRQQYCSPCHPTCLKCVGPEDYHCTECQPEFAFTVGVSNTSRLCVSINGKHQQPVPFGSGEANKSSTNATLSASNPNDKRWILTDYLIMITVVGTTLLVSFVVIYLLWMRCFRGVLLPGGGTGLAGTMAAGISGDYQYNRVQTSETADEPSYAQLVRDEIDRTLAESSSDESDAGTFMTRGIIAPIER